The following are encoded in a window of Sulfitobacter sp. S190 genomic DNA:
- a CDS encoding carboxypeptidase M32 produces the protein MTAYDDLMAFTRDTQALSQVAGRLGWDQETMMPRGAAPQRAEEMAAMEAVLHARRMDPRVGEWIELIDDAALDDVGRANLRHIRRSFDRATKVPATLATRIARLTSEAQGVWAEARAADDFSAFAPTLAEVIMLKREEGLALAAGGDVYDAMLADYEPGTTGGDLEAMFGAMRPVLTELRAAVREAEAPPKLDAEFDEGAQMKLTRLLAKTFGYDMSRGRVDKAVHPFSSGSGNDVRITTRTSPRDPFNCFYSTIHEVGHAAYEQNIDQSFLLTPLGSGVSMGVHESQSRIYENQIGRSRAFTGWLYEQMLEAFGDFGVPDADTFYRIVNRVNDGFIRTEADELQYNLHVLLRFDLERALMSGDLQVSALEAAWNDRFAADFGYAVDKPSNGVLQDVHWSVGLFGYFPTYSLGNLYAGCLNDAMRKALPDLDTALAKGDTTPATQWLHQNVQTHGGLYEPRDVIKRASGYAPDEQPMLGYLRNKFSDIYSL, from the coding sequence ATGACCGCCTACGATGATCTCATGGCTTTTACCCGTGACACCCAAGCCCTGTCGCAGGTTGCCGGAAGGCTGGGGTGGGATCAGGAAACGATGATGCCGCGCGGCGCCGCACCCCAACGTGCCGAGGAAATGGCCGCGATGGAGGCGGTGCTTCATGCGCGCCGGATGGACCCGCGTGTGGGCGAGTGGATCGAACTGATTGATGACGCGGCGCTCGATGACGTTGGCCGCGCGAACCTGCGCCACATACGTCGCAGTTTCGACCGGGCGACCAAGGTGCCCGCAACCTTGGCAACACGAATTGCGCGCCTGACGTCCGAGGCGCAGGGCGTCTGGGCCGAAGCGCGTGCCGCCGATGATTTCTCGGCGTTTGCGCCCACCTTGGCCGAAGTCATCATGCTCAAGCGCGAAGAAGGTCTTGCGCTGGCTGCAGGCGGCGACGTCTATGACGCAATGCTGGCCGATTATGAACCCGGCACGACAGGCGGCGATCTGGAGGCGATGTTTGGCGCGATGCGTCCTGTGCTCACCGAATTGCGCGCAGCCGTGCGCGAGGCCGAAGCACCCCCGAAGCTGGATGCAGAATTCGACGAGGGCGCACAGATGAAGCTGACGCGTCTGTTGGCCAAGACGTTTGGATACGACATGAGCAGGGGTCGTGTCGACAAAGCGGTGCATCCGTTTTCGAGCGGGTCCGGCAATGATGTGAGGATTACAACCCGAACAAGCCCCCGCGACCCCTTCAACTGCTTCTATTCGACCATCCACGAGGTCGGCCACGCCGCCTATGAGCAAAACATCGACCAGTCATTCCTGCTGACCCCTCTGGGCAGCGGCGTGTCGATGGGTGTGCACGAGAGCCAAAGCCGCATTTACGAGAACCAGATCGGGCGCAGCCGCGCCTTTACCGGTTGGCTGTATGAGCAGATGCTAGAGGCTTTCGGCGACTTTGGTGTCCCGGACGCAGACACGTTTTACCGTATCGTCAATCGCGTCAACGATGGCTTTATCCGCACCGAGGCCGATGAGCTGCAATATAACCTGCACGTTCTTTTACGGTTTGATCTGGAGCGGGCACTCATGTCGGGTGATCTGCAGGTCAGCGCGCTTGAAGCCGCCTGGAACGACCGGTTTGCCGCTGACTTCGGATATGCCGTGGACAAGCCTTCAAATGGCGTGTTGCAGGATGTGCATTGGTCGGTTGGTCTTTTCGGATATTTCCCGACCTACAGCCTCGGCAATCTCTACGCCGGTTGTCTGAACGATGCGATGCGCAAGGCGTTGCCCGATCTGGATACAGCATTGGCCAAAGGCGATACGACACCCGCCACACAGTGGCTGCACCAGAATGTGCAGACCCACGGCGGTCTGTACGAGCCGCGTGACGTAATTAAACGCGCCAGCGGGTACGCCCCGGACGAACAGCCGATGCTGGGCTATTTGCGCAATAAATTCAGCGACATCTACAGCCTCTGA
- the ctaA gene encoding heme A synthase — MAGNRKLFEEVGAQTSTRPVATKGVIDAGRRGARGAIRVWLMVLFALVFLMILVGGATRLTDSGLSITEWRPITGALPPMTTADWESEFAKYQEIDEFRLQNQWMELSDFKVIYWWEWGHRQLGRVIGLVWGLGFLWFLLRRQIPTGWTPRLLLLGGLGGLQGAIGWWMVSSGVTSGTATTDVVSTRLATHLGLAFVILGFITWYVLSLGRTERDLMQARRAKDGKLFGLSTGLLHFTFLQILIGALVAGIDAGRTFTDWPLMAGRFFPPNAFAIEPLWKNFIENPGLVQFSHRMTGYALYAFAIVVWLRGRKSPHPNTRFAFNAVFAAITLQIVLGVTTVLYEAVLPVALMHQGLAVLCWVLILRARHLSLYPISTSLRGASA; from the coding sequence ATGGCCGGTAATCGCAAGCTTTTCGAAGAGGTCGGGGCTCAGACATCGACGCGGCCCGTCGCAACAAAAGGCGTGATTGACGCAGGTCGGCGGGGCGCGCGCGGAGCGATCCGCGTTTGGTTGATGGTTCTGTTTGCCCTTGTCTTTTTAATGATCCTCGTGGGCGGAGCGACCCGTCTCACCGACAGCGGCCTTTCAATCACCGAATGGCGCCCGATCACCGGTGCGTTGCCCCCGATGACCACCGCCGATTGGGAAAGCGAATTCGCCAAGTATCAGGAGATCGACGAGTTCCGGCTCCAGAACCAATGGATGGAGCTTTCTGATTTCAAGGTGATCTATTGGTGGGAATGGGGTCATCGTCAACTCGGCAGGGTGATCGGTCTGGTGTGGGGGCTTGGATTCTTGTGGTTTCTGTTGCGCCGCCAGATCCCGACAGGCTGGACACCGCGGTTGCTGCTTCTTGGTGGTCTGGGCGGCCTTCAGGGCGCGATCGGGTGGTGGATGGTGTCGTCCGGCGTCACATCCGGCACAGCGACCACCGATGTTGTGAGCACCCGTTTGGCCACCCACCTCGGACTGGCTTTCGTGATCCTGGGCTTTATCACCTGGTACGTTCTCAGCCTCGGCCGTACGGAGCGGGATCTGATGCAGGCGCGGCGGGCCAAGGATGGCAAGCTTTTCGGCTTGTCGACAGGCCTGCTGCATTTCACATTTCTGCAGATACTCATCGGGGCCTTGGTGGCGGGAATTGATGCGGGTCGCACCTTTACGGATTGGCCGCTCATGGCGGGACGCTTCTTTCCGCCCAATGCATTTGCGATTGAACCGCTGTGGAAAAACTTCATCGAAAACCCCGGCCTTGTGCAGTTCAGTCACCGCATGACGGGGTATGCGCTCTATGCTTTCGCGATTGTCGTTTGGCTACGGGGCCGTAAATCGCCGCACCCGAACACGCGCTTTGCCTTCAATGCCGTATTCGCGGCAATCACACTTCAGATCGTGCTTGGCGTGACGACTGTCCTCTACGAGGCCGTGCTGCCCGTGGCGCTGATGCATCAGGGTTTGGCCGTCCTGTGCTGGGTCCTGATCCTGCGGGCGCGTCATTTGTCGCTCTATCCCATTTCAACATCGCTCAGAGGAGCTTCTGCATGA
- a CDS encoding RNA methyltransferase, with amino-acid sequence MTPLPPPTPAIVLVRPQMGENIGAAARAMLNFGLDHMRIVAPRDGWPNPAAVAMASGAGRVLDAALVASDVSAAVKDCSFVLATTARSRDLTKPVYTPEAAMALAREKIAAGERVGVLFGPERAGLENDDIARANAIVSVPVNPEFASLNLAQCVLLMGYEWRRQQSNQPAIVDEMAGTDWAQHSEIEHLAKHYEDRLDEAGFFFPDHKAQSMKTNLRNMWSRLPLTRADVQMLHGTLRQMVRWKERG; translated from the coding sequence ATGACACCGCTTCCGCCTCCCACACCCGCAATCGTCCTCGTCCGCCCGCAAATGGGTGAAAACATCGGAGCGGCAGCCCGCGCCATGTTGAATTTCGGGCTGGACCATATGCGCATCGTGGCCCCCCGCGATGGTTGGCCGAACCCTGCGGCTGTCGCGATGGCGTCGGGCGCGGGCAGGGTGCTCGATGCGGCCTTGGTGGCCAGCGATGTCTCGGCCGCCGTCAAGGATTGCAGCTTTGTTCTTGCGACAACCGCCCGCAGCCGCGATCTGACCAAACCTGTCTACACTCCTGAAGCGGCCATGGCACTTGCCCGCGAGAAGATTGCCGCCGGTGAGCGTGTCGGCGTGCTTTTTGGCCCCGAACGCGCAGGGCTGGAAAATGACGACATCGCAAGGGCAAATGCAATCGTATCAGTACCTGTCAATCCTGAATTCGCCTCTCTCAATCTGGCGCAATGCGTTTTGCTGATGGGGTACGAGTGGCGTCGCCAGCAGTCGAACCAACCCGCGATCGTCGATGAAATGGCCGGAACAGACTGGGCCCAGCATTCCGAGATAGAACATCTTGCCAAACACTACGAAGACCGGTTGGACGAGGCCGGTTTCTTCTTTCCCGACCACAAGGCCCAATCGATGAAGACCAACCTGCGCAACATGTGGAGCAGGCTTCCTTTGACGCGTGCAGACGTGCAAATGCTGCACGGTACGTTGCGGCAGATGGTCCGATGGAAGGAACGCGGCTAG
- a CDS encoding thiamine phosphate synthase: MQDDAPQQPQLYLITPPEFELNTFPDVLARVLDAHPAACVRLALATRDEDRLSRAADTLRTVTDARDVALVINDHVLLAERLGLDGVHLSDAARSVRHARKTLGDDAIVGSFCAGSRHDGMSAGEAGADYVAFGPVRPSVLDDGSHAETDVFEWWSQMIEIPCVAEGALDADHIARLSAMTDFFGVGEEIWTQEDPAAALATLWASVG; the protein is encoded by the coding sequence ATGCAAGACGATGCGCCCCAGCAGCCGCAGCTGTACCTGATCACGCCACCCGAATTTGAACTGAATACATTTCCCGACGTTCTCGCACGGGTTCTGGACGCCCATCCTGCCGCGTGTGTCCGTCTTGCGCTCGCCACGCGTGACGAGGACAGGCTGTCGCGTGCCGCCGACACATTGCGTACTGTCACTGATGCGCGTGATGTTGCTTTGGTGATAAACGATCACGTCCTGCTGGCGGAGCGGCTTGGCCTCGATGGTGTCCATCTGAGTGATGCGGCCCGCTCGGTGCGGCACGCACGCAAAACGCTGGGCGACGACGCTATCGTCGGAAGCTTCTGTGCCGGATCGCGGCACGACGGGATGTCCGCGGGCGAAGCTGGCGCCGATTATGTGGCGTTTGGTCCGGTGCGACCGTCGGTGCTCGACGACGGATCGCATGCGGAGACGGACGTTTTCGAATGGTGGTCGCAGATGATCGAGATCCCTTGCGTGGCCGAAGGCGCGCTGGATGCCGACCACATCGCGCGCCTATCCGCCATGACCGACTTTTTCGGCGTCGGTGAGGAAATCTGGACGCAAGAAGATCCTGCCGCGGCCCTTGCTACATTATGGGCGTCGGTTGGGTAA